A window of Sphingobacterium sp. SRCM116780 contains these coding sequences:
- a CDS encoding heavy metal translocating P-type ATPase produces MVDVKEIQTDQYCFHCGDEITLTGYHVDDHNFCCLGCQTVYQILHENNMQRYYRYNAHPGQSKKEKEGDYSYLDEAIITDKLIDFKDEQLTIITFYIPVIHCSSCIWLLENLYKLNSNVISSQVDFMKKQASITFKHIDLSLRDLVELLVHIGYEPKITLQDVVQETKKVNANPLIAKIAVAGFCFGNSMMLSFPEYFGLADFEKSYSIFFGYTNLLFALPVLCYSAADYFKSAWLSMRQKRLNLDVPLALGIFVLFLRTAYEVITQTGTGFADTLCSLVFFILIGKWVQERTYYHLSFERDYRSYFPVAVTTIKEKKEKPIPLADLKVGDRILVRNNEIIPADALLLKGEACVDFSFVTGESKPVSKTLGEVIYAGGRQMAEAIELEVIKPVSQSYLTKLWNNDNDKQYDKQFQTFISYISKYFTLALLFIAVSASLFWLLGQDVSKAWGACTAVLIIACPCALALSSPFTLSAALSVFDRNKFYVKNTAAIEQMAAIDILVFDKTGTISSPKMNGVHFEGSLTLEEKVYIYSACRNSSHPLSREIVKLMGEVQPVQVDAYTENIGRGSVTKIGKFTIKIGNAALVGAPKIIEEESIVFVSINEEIKGYFSLEQSWRPKLSAVINGLRQYDLHLISGDNDRRKDTLKVIFPSTAQLLFNQSPLDKLHSIHSFQEKGKQVCMLGDGLNDAGALKVAHLGIAVSDDINNFSPGCDAILDGASFDKLPQFFAFSKDAVRVIHLSFCISLFYNIIGLSFAVQGTMSPLFAAILMPISTVTIISFTSLMTHWFAKRNGL; encoded by the coding sequence ATGGTTGATGTAAAAGAAATCCAAACAGATCAGTATTGTTTTCATTGTGGCGATGAAATCACACTAACAGGATATCACGTTGATGACCATAATTTTTGTTGTTTAGGTTGTCAGACTGTTTATCAAATACTGCATGAAAACAACATGCAACGTTATTATCGTTATAACGCACATCCAGGTCAATCTAAAAAGGAGAAAGAGGGCGATTACTCGTATTTAGATGAGGCTATTATTACGGATAAGTTAATTGATTTCAAGGATGAGCAGCTAACCATTATCACTTTTTATATTCCCGTTATACACTGTAGCTCCTGTATCTGGTTATTAGAAAATTTATATAAACTAAATTCAAATGTGATTTCCTCGCAAGTAGATTTTATGAAAAAACAAGCGAGTATCACCTTTAAACATATAGATTTATCCCTTCGAGATCTTGTTGAATTATTGGTTCATATTGGTTATGAACCGAAGATTACCTTACAAGATGTTGTTCAAGAAACTAAAAAAGTAAATGCAAATCCATTAATAGCAAAAATAGCAGTTGCCGGATTTTGTTTTGGCAACTCGATGATGTTGAGTTTTCCTGAATACTTTGGCTTGGCAGATTTTGAAAAGTCGTATTCCATATTTTTCGGTTATACCAATTTACTATTTGCCTTACCCGTTTTGTGCTATAGTGCTGCTGATTATTTTAAATCGGCATGGCTAAGTATGCGACAGAAAAGATTAAATCTCGATGTACCTTTAGCATTAGGGATTTTTGTTTTATTTCTACGTACTGCTTATGAGGTCATTACTCAGACTGGAACTGGTTTTGCAGATACCCTTTGTAGTCTCGTCTTTTTTATTTTAATAGGGAAGTGGGTACAAGAAAGAACCTATTATCATCTTTCATTTGAACGAGATTACAGAAGCTATTTTCCAGTAGCTGTTACCACGATAAAAGAGAAAAAAGAAAAACCGATTCCATTAGCAGATTTGAAAGTTGGTGATCGTATATTGGTACGTAACAATGAAATAATTCCAGCAGATGCGTTGCTATTAAAAGGGGAGGCATGTGTTGATTTTAGTTTTGTGACAGGAGAATCAAAACCTGTTTCTAAAACGCTGGGAGAAGTGATCTATGCTGGTGGTCGCCAAATGGCAGAAGCCATTGAGTTGGAGGTTATCAAACCCGTCTCGCAATCTTATTTGACAAAACTTTGGAATAATGATAACGATAAACAATATGATAAGCAATTTCAAACATTTATTAGTTATATCAGTAAATACTTTACGCTAGCTTTACTGTTCATTGCGGTTTCGGCGTCTTTATTTTGGCTTCTAGGGCAAGATGTCAGCAAAGCGTGGGGAGCATGTACAGCCGTTTTAATTATTGCTTGCCCTTGTGCTTTGGCATTAAGTTCTCCTTTTACGCTTTCCGCCGCATTAAGTGTATTTGATCGGAATAAGTTTTATGTTAAAAATACAGCTGCTATTGAGCAAATGGCAGCAATTGATATTCTGGTTTTTGATAAAACTGGGACAATTTCTTCACCAAAGATGAATGGTGTCCATTTCGAAGGTTCCTTGACTTTGGAAGAGAAAGTATACATCTATTCTGCTTGTCGCAATTCAAGCCACCCATTAAGTCGAGAAATCGTCAAGTTGATGGGAGAAGTGCAACCCGTTCAAGTTGATGCTTACACAGAAAATATAGGGAGAGGATCTGTCACTAAGATTGGCAAGTTTACTATCAAGATTGGTAACGCAGCCTTAGTAGGAGCTCCTAAAATAATAGAAGAAGAGTCTATTGTATTCGTGTCCATCAATGAAGAAATAAAAGGCTATTTTTCGTTGGAACAATCTTGGCGACCAAAACTTTCCGCTGTCATTAACGGTTTACGACAATATGATTTACATCTTATTTCTGGTGATAATGATCGAAGAAAGGATACGTTGAAAGTTATTTTCCCTTCAACAGCACAGCTGCTTTTTAATCAATCTCCTTTGGATAAATTACATAGTATCCATTCTTTTCAAGAAAAAGGAAAACAGGTCTGTATGCTTGGTGATGGTCTGAATGATGCGGGAGCTTTAAAAGTTGCTCACTTAGGTATAGCTGTGAGTGATGACATTAACAATTTTTCACCAGGTTGTGATGCTATTTTGGATGGTGCATCATTTGATAAATTACCTCAATTTTTCGCTTTTAGTAAAGATGCCGTCCGCGTGATACACCTGAGTTTTTGTATTTCGCTTTTCTATAATATCATTGGATTGAGTTTTGCTGTACAAGGGACAATGTCTCCCTTATTTGCTGCTATATTGATGCCAATAAGCACAGTAACCATTATATCTTTTACCAGTTTAATGACACATTGGTTTGCTAAACGTAACGGACTGTAA
- the ccoS gene encoding cbb3-type cytochrome oxidase assembly protein CcoS, with amino-acid sequence MSIIFMLIGCSVFVAVIFLGAFFWANQSGQNDDTYTPSVRILFDDEVEEGESKPNATTKL; translated from the coding sequence ATGAGTATCATTTTTATGTTAATTGGTTGCAGCGTGTTTGTTGCGGTTATCTTTTTAGGAGCATTCTTCTGGGCTAATCAATCAGGACAAAATGACGATACCTATACACCATCGGTTCGTATTTTGTTTGACGATGAAGTAGAAGAGGGGGAATCAAAACCGAATGCAACAACTAAGCTTTAG